The following are encoded together in the Mus musculus strain NOD/MrkTac chromosome 17 genomic contig, GRCm38.p6 alternate locus group NOD/MrkTac MMCHR17_NOD_IDD1 genome:
- the Olfr114 gene encoding olfactory receptor 114: MIMENITTMSGFLLMGFSDNHELQILQAVLFLVTYLVGSAGNVIIITITTLDPQLQSPMYYFLKQLSILDLSSLSVTVPQYVDSSLARSGYISYGQCMLQIFFFTWFAWGEMAILTVMSYDRYIAVCLPLHYEIIMCPRKCRWAVTAVWLSSSIPGTLYLATIFSIRICRAKIIHQFFCDVPQLLKLSCSNDYLVIMGVADFLSVIGFACFVGIVISYVHIFSTVLRMPSAESRSKVFSTCLPHLFVVSLFLSTGIFAYLNPTSDFPTALEFLFSVFYTVLPPTLNPVIYSLRNDAIKSVVRKLLLSRKFTS, from the coding sequence atgaTAATGGAAAATATAACCACAATGAGTGGATTCCTCCTCATGGGATTCTCTGACAACCATGAGCTGCAGATCTTACAGGCTGTGCTCTTCTTGGTGACATACCTAGTCGGCTCAGCAGGGAAtgtcatcattatcaccatcacaaCACTGGACCCACAGCTCCAGTCTCCAATGTATTACTTTCTGAAGCAACTTTCCATTCTGGACCTCTCATCCCTCTCTGTCACAGTCCCTCAGTATGTTGACAGTTCCCTGGCACGAAGTGGCTACATTTCATATGGGCAGTGCATGCtgcagatatttttctttacatgGTTTGCCTGGGGTGAGATGGCCATTCTCACAGTGATGTCATATGATCGTTATATAGCTGTTTGCCTTCCTCTCCACTATGAGATCATCATGTGTCCCAGAAAGTGTAGGTGGGCTGTGACAGCTGTATGGCTAAGCAGCAGTATTCCAGGAACCCTATATCTAGCAACCATATTTTCTATTAGAATCTGTAGGGCCAAAATAATTCACCAATTCTTCTGTGATGTCCCCCAGCTGCTCAAGCTCTCCTGCTCTAATGATTACCTTGTAATAATGGGAGTGGCTGACTTCCTGTCAGTAATAGGTTTTGCCTGCTTCGTTGGGATTGTCATCTCCTATGTCCACATATTCTCCACAGTTCTCAGGATGCCCTCTGCTGAAAGCAGGTCTAAGGTCTTCTCTACTTGCTTGCCGCACCTGTTTGTTGTCTCATTGTTTCTTTCTACAGGCATCTTTGCATATCTAAACCCAACCTCAGACTTTCCAACTGCTTTAGAgttcttattttctgtcttttatacAGTACTACCTCCAACTCTCAACCCTGTTATTTACAGTTTGAGAAATGATGCCATAAAGAGTGTTGTAAGGAAGTTACTGTTGAGTAGAAAATTCACTAGTTAG